A single Chlamydia suis DNA region contains:
- the semD gene encoding SemD/SinC family type III secretion system effector, protein MSILPTNGNGNNYPSVGASSGDNSQKGRVETKPNCGSHAISSQGESKGLGARILNAFKRCFSGSKNTDKASQASNKNHKVSSNSNEKSRGLGARIASLFCCCFPRKTAPQKTPLDPASIYHPTLSGQGAKPIISTGDKKLDKAIIDSDLKTENKRTMATHIQNKLKAMERQSPKEYKAGIYEALRFTMFTPGGTSVGSERARQVGIFGRDLWEQSAEDLAANANTDGLMMLTCLSVGGKDVPPGRLREFMEQVKNTFSDETDPADPTTDAVLTLASHIDDAEKAFPGSANSILDYIGNCGKAALDNKEMKQLVLEDTKDNNLQRVQDNAKELQKLLQQAKQTDPELFSQTVSVLASDLFFEGGEVQADPFNY, encoded by the coding sequence ATGAGTATTCTACCTACTAACGGGAACGGGAATAACTATCCGTCTGTGGGAGCTTCTTCCGGTGATAATAGTCAGAAGGGGCGAGTGGAAACTAAGCCTAACTGTGGCAGCCACGCCATTTCTTCTCAGGGAGAGTCTAAGGGGCTGGGAGCTCGAATACTAAACGCCTTTAAGAGATGCTTCTCCGGCAGTAAAAATACAGATAAAGCATCCCAGGCTTCTAACAAAAATCATAAAGTTTCTTCTAATTCGAATGAAAAAAGTCGTGGACTAGGCGCTCGTATTGCCAGCCTATTTTGCTGTTGCTTCCCTCGTAAGACAGCTCCTCAAAAAACCCCGCTTGATCCAGCAAGTATTTATCATCCGACTCTTTCTGGACAGGGGGCTAAGCCGATAATTTCTACAGGAGACAAAAAGTTAGATAAAGCCATTATCGACAGCGATCTGAAAACCGAAAATAAACGCACCATGGCTACACATATCCAGAATAAATTAAAAGCCATGGAGAGACAATCCCCAAAAGAATATAAGGCTGGTATATATGAAGCTTTAAGATTCACCATGTTTACTCCGGGGGGGACTTCCGTAGGTAGCGAGCGGGCGCGTCAAGTTGGCATTTTTGGCAGAGATTTGTGGGAACAGTCCGCAGAAGATCTTGCTGCAAATGCAAATACAGATGGACTCATGATGCTTACATGTCTATCCGTAGGAGGGAAAGATGTCCCTCCTGGACGTTTAAGGGAGTTTATGGAGCAAGTCAAAAACACCTTTTCTGATGAAACAGATCCAGCAGATCCTACTACGGATGCGGTGCTTACGTTGGCTTCACATATTGATGATGCGGAAAAAGCTTTCCCTGGAAGCGCAAATTCTATCTTGGATTATATAGGAAATTGTGGGAAAGCGGCTTTGGATAACAAAGAGATGAAGCAGCTCGTGTTGGAAGATACAAAAGACAATAATCTACAACGTGTTCAAGACAATGCCAAAGAGTTGCAAAAATTATTGCAACAGGCAAAACAAACGGATCCCGAGCTGTTTTCCCAAACAGTCTCAGTCTTGGCCTCAGACCTCTTCTTTGAAGGAGGAGAGGTCCAGGCAGATCCTTTTAATTACTAA
- a CDS encoding phosphoglycerate kinase encodes MDKLSIRELSPEGKKVLVRVDFNVPIKDGKILDDIRIRSAMPTINYLLKKDAAVILVSHLGRPKGDVFEEAYSLAPVVPVLEGYLGHHVPLSPDCVGEVARQAVAQLAPGRVLLLENVRFHKGEEHPDEEPSFAMELAAYADFYVNDAFGTSHRKHASVYRVPQMFPNRAAAGFLMEKELEFLGQHLLVEPKRPFTAVLGGAKVSSKIGVIEALLSRVDHLVLAGGMGYTFLKAMNRQVGNSLVEETGIPLARKVLEKARALGVKIYLPEDAKVAKRCEAGEDWQEVSILDGIPEGFAGFDIGTKTIALFSKVIQDSATIFWNGPVGVYEVPPFDQGSKAIAQSLASHSSAVTVVGGGDAAAVVALAGCTSQISHVSTGGGASLEFLEKGYLPGTEVLSPARS; translated from the coding sequence ATGGATAAATTATCAATAAGAGAGCTTTCTCCAGAAGGGAAAAAGGTATTAGTTCGTGTAGACTTTAATGTCCCTATTAAAGATGGGAAAATTTTAGACGATATCCGGATTCGTAGCGCTATGCCTACGATTAATTACTTATTGAAAAAAGATGCTGCGGTAATTTTAGTCAGCCATTTAGGTCGACCTAAAGGAGATGTTTTTGAAGAGGCTTATTCGTTAGCTCCTGTTGTGCCTGTATTAGAAGGATATTTAGGGCACCACGTACCTTTATCACCGGATTGTGTTGGAGAAGTTGCGCGACAAGCTGTCGCGCAGCTTGCCCCAGGAAGAGTGCTCCTTCTTGAAAATGTGCGTTTCCACAAAGGGGAAGAACATCCTGATGAAGAGCCCTCCTTTGCTATGGAGCTTGCTGCTTATGCTGATTTCTATGTCAATGATGCTTTTGGAACCTCTCATCGCAAACACGCTTCTGTGTATCGAGTCCCTCAAATGTTCCCTAATCGTGCTGCGGCAGGGTTCTTGATGGAAAAAGAGCTTGAATTTTTAGGACAACACTTATTAGTCGAGCCTAAAAGGCCTTTTACTGCTGTTTTAGGAGGTGCTAAGGTTTCTTCAAAGATAGGAGTAATAGAGGCCCTTCTATCGAGAGTGGACCATTTGGTGTTGGCTGGAGGTATGGGCTATACTTTTCTAAAAGCGATGAACCGGCAAGTCGGAAACTCTTTAGTTGAAGAGACCGGGATCCCTCTGGCAAGAAAAGTTTTAGAAAAAGCTCGTGCGCTAGGAGTAAAGATATATCTTCCTGAGGATGCAAAAGTTGCGAAACGTTGTGAGGCTGGAGAGGATTGGCAGGAAGTGTCTATCCTGGACGGGATTCCAGAGGGTTTTGCTGGGTTCGATATTGGAACTAAGACGATAGCTCTATTTTCTAAAGTAATTCAGGACTCTGCCACGATATTTTGGAATGGCCCTGTGGGGGTTTACGAGGTTCCTCCTTTTGATCAAGGATCCAAAGCCATTGCTCAAAGCCTTGCAAGTCACTCTTCTGCTGTGACGGTTGTTGGAGGAGGTGATGCCGCTGCTGTCGTTGCTTTGGCAGGGTGTACTTCACAGATTTCTCATGTATCTACAGGAGGGGGGGCTTCTTTAGAATTTTTGGAGAAAGGCTATCTCCCAGGGACAGAGGTCCTTTCTCCTGCTCGCAGCTAA
- a CDS encoding endonuclease III domain-containing protein, which translates to MNAVSGSSKRLFILNTLNRLFPSPEPSLKGWHSPFQLLIAILLSGNSTDKAVNTVTPSLFAKAPDAKSMSALTPSEIYSFIAPCGLGEQKANYIHKLSHILVQHYDQEPPRSLTELTKLPGVGRKTASVFLSIYYGENTFPVDTHILRLAHRWRLSTKRSPYAVEKDLVSFFGTTNSPKLHLQLIYYAREYCPALHHQIASCPICSFLALHSG; encoded by the coding sequence ATGAATGCGGTAAGCGGATCATCTAAACGTTTGTTTATTCTAAACACTTTAAACCGACTTTTTCCCTCTCCAGAACCCTCTTTGAAAGGATGGCATTCTCCTTTCCAGCTCCTGATAGCAATTCTTCTCTCTGGGAACTCGACAGATAAAGCCGTCAATACGGTTACCCCATCCCTTTTTGCTAAAGCTCCTGATGCGAAATCAATGAGTGCGCTTACTCCTTCTGAAATATATTCCTTCATCGCTCCTTGCGGATTAGGAGAACAGAAAGCGAACTACATTCACAAACTCTCTCATATTCTTGTACAACACTACGATCAAGAACCTCCCCGTTCTCTTACTGAGCTAACGAAACTTCCTGGGGTGGGACGAAAAACCGCCTCGGTTTTTTTAAGTATTTACTATGGGGAAAACACTTTCCCCGTAGACACACATATTCTTCGTCTAGCGCATCGCTGGCGACTTTCTACCAAACGCAGCCCTTACGCTGTGGAGAAAGATCTTGTTTCCTTCTTTGGCACTACAAATTCTCCGAAATTACACTTACAGCTCATCTATTACGCAAGAGAGTACTGTCCGGCCTTGCATCACCAAATAGCTTCTTGTCCTATCTGCTCATTTTTAGCTCTACATTCAGGCTAA